The window AGCATCTCccgccgctcgacgagccgtcCTAGCACCCTCTccacgacggcttcgacatCAAACTCTTCGTCCGCCGCCCCTAGCAtcgtcttctccgtctcggccgccatggtcAGGAGGTCCCGCAGCGCCAGCGGGGGGCTAAACCGGATGGTGCCGAAGTTTCCAAAATCGGTGAGGCATAGTTGATACAGGTAGTCGTAGCAGGCATGTCCATAATCAATCAGATACAGCTTGACACCGCTTTGTATCGCTGCCAGTCTTCTCCTTTCATCCACCACACCGACAAAGGAATGAGATCCAATAATTTCGCAAAGCTCGGGGTGCGTATCTTCGCGAACCTCGCTTCGAAGCTCCTTGACGCTCCGGAGGCGACAGTTGATTGGCTCGCGATCGCTGACTCCATATTTGATGTCTTCGGGGGCCGAAGGCGGCAGCTCATCGCCCACGCTGGGCTTGAAGCCATCCCCCGGTTCGACGTGTAGCATGCTTGTGATCTTTCGTAGAGACTGGTCCGTCCGGACAAGTTCGTTTGAGTTCCTCCTCCGCTTGCCTGTGACCATGACCTTGGGCGTCGTGGAATCGTCCGCGGGAGAATCATCCACCGGCTTAGCACCAGGTAGAAGCATTTGGGTCTTGAAGGTGCGGCTCGTGTCAACAgccgcgagctcgtcctcgatccGGCCACATAGGTGCTGAGTAATCTCATCCTCGTTCAGAAAATGCACCTCCCTCTTGGTGGGATGGACATTCACATCCACCCTCGCCGGGTCAATCTCCAGGCTCAGGTATATGAATGGGTGACCGCCCTTGGGCAGATAGCTGGCGTAGACCAGCTCGATGGCTTTCTTCATGTTGGTCGATTCCACGGCGCGGTGGTTGATGAAGAGCAAGAATATCGTCTTTTTGATGTGATAGTTTGCATTGGTGACGAGGGCGTGAACACTGTACCCCCAGCGGTCGTCTGATGTTGAAAACTGAACAAGCTCATTcgcgacgctgccgccgtaTATCTGCCGTATTCTATCGGTAGGCGTGGCCTGGGCTGGTATCGATAGGCTGTACGATTCGGTCGCCTTCTTGCAGGTGAAGCCGACGCCTGCGCAATGGACGGCGTAGCGGCCAACCATGTCGATGATTTTGTTAAACTCATCGCTGTAGGACCGAAAAGCTCTACGTCGTGTGGGCATGTTGAAGAACAAGTCCTCGACGGTAATCTTCGTCCCCGGCCGACCAGCGACCCGTTTCGGGTCCGTGGGTTGTCCGGGCTTGGGTGGTGAGAGCATACCGTCCAGGTAATGGGCACGCCAGGCGGAGTCGGAATCTTTTGTCTTCGTGGTGACGCTCAGATGGGCAATGTGGCTAATACTTGCCAGGGCCTCGCCGCGGAAACCGTAGGTGCCGATGGCGGTGAGGTCTTCGAAGGCGGTGATCTTTGACGTCGTGTGGCGTTCGCATAAAATCGACAGATCTTCTTTCTTTTGCGCTATTAACCACCGTCGAGGCTACACTTTTGATTTATGTCAGGCAATCCTCACCTGAATTCCACAGCCATTGTCGGTGAGCTGCAGCAGCTTCAAGCCGCCATCCTTGACCACAATATCCAAAGCCGTCGAGCCAGCATCTACGGCGTTTTCTATGAGCTCCTTGAGCGCATGGACGGGTGCAACAATGATTTCTCCTGCGGCAATCTTGTTGACAACGTCGGGGTCTAGCGCCTGTGAATTGGGATTTAGTATCGCCGATATCGCACAACGACAGACGGAGGAGCTTTACTCTTATCCGACGTGCGGGCCGGGGATCCTCCGGCTCATCTTCTGCCTTTCTCTTGCCACCTGGGCTGTCGATATCCATGCTGTCGACCATTCTATTTCGATAGCATTCTTCGAGACGTGCCAGCTCAGTCTGGGTACCGAAGCTTGACGCAGAATAGGTTGATGTTGCCTCTTCAGTTGCCCAAGTGATCTGGGACAAGAACACAGCACAATGACAAGTGAATCGGGTGACGCAAACCTCATCGAACGGCAGAGGCAAACCGGATGTGGCGACGTCGTCAGCTGTCGTTGTTCGTGAGACAAGTCCCAAACGTAGAACGACACGAAGCATTCGCGGAGTCACGTGATTATGTCTAATGagcctgtacatgtacaagcagaggacgtacagtaatacagtagaatctacggagtacttaggtgtactccgtacaaacaCTAACTACATAAGTACAGGTAagtgtacgtactgtaagtacaagtacttgtacgtacggagAGTACGGATTAAGAACATGAATACTTACTGCGCTTAAACGCCCAcataagtatgtacttgtacttacttcatAATAGCACCTAGTAGGGAGTAATACTGtgtactactaggtaggtactgatttacggagtacagcgcACTCCAACCACTAAGTACCTTCTTTCAAGGTGCAAATGTGAATGTACAATGAATGTGCCAAAAGGCCGGCACAACAGTACCCGTACTGATGAAACTGCAGCGAGCATGGGCATGCTTGCAACTAATACCTCTTTACATGTATGCGTTACTGAACACATCAGATTTTGATACCGGGCCCGACATTGATGCGGCACTGCCTTTGAATCTCATTGCCATTTATACTTGCAAATTGGCTCGAACTCCCAACCACTTGACGTCGACAGGAGTgttgcagcagcagcgtgATGCCGCAAACCGATCGACCAAACTAGGACAGTCACTGGCATAAAAGATGCAGGCACGTATCGCATAATTCTCTCAAGTTGACCAAGAGCCCGCTCCAGGCATATATCGGGGCTTCTCGGCAAGGGAAGCCTTGGTGATGTGTACAAGGCTACGGGAAAGCCTGGACAACTTGTTGCGGCCAAATTCATCAGTATTGAGGAGCGAGACAGCATTCAACCAATTGCGCCGATGTTATCAACGACATTATGAAAGAATTCAACACTCTGAAACTCCCCCGGAATAGGGGTGCGAGGAATATCATCACAGTCAACACGGCATTCCTCGTCGGTCGGTCAGTATGGCTAATTACTGAATACTGCGCAGGCGGGAGAATCGCTCGCTACCCTGGCTCGTCCTACCAGGGGCGTGTCCGAACGATAAATTTTCCCCGTTCTGCTGGAAGTTGCCGAATCATTATTTACATTTGTTGAAGTTTGTGTCGAAAGTCTCTAGCGAAGCAT of the Drechmeria coniospora strain ARSEF 6962 chromosome 01, whole genome shotgun sequence genome contains:
- a CDS encoding MutL-like protein, translating into MLRVVLRLGLVSRTTTADDVATSGLPLPFDEVCVTRFTCHCAVFLSQITWATEEATSTYSASSFGTQTELARLEECYRNRMVDSMDIDSPGGKRKAEDEPEDPRPARRIRALDPDVVNKIAAGEIIVAPVHALKELIENAVDAGSTALDIVVKDGGLKLLQLTDNGCGIQITAFEDLTAIGTYGFRGEALASISHIAHLSVTTKTKDSDSAWRAHYLDGMLSPPKPGQPTDPKRVAGRPGTKITVEDLFFNMPTRRRAFRSYSDEFNKIIDMVGRYAVHCAGVGFTCKKATESYSLSIPAQATPTDRIRQIYGGSVANELVQFSTSDDRWGYSVHALVTNANYHIKKTIFLLFINHRAVESTNMKKAIELVYASYLPKGGHPFIYLSLEIDPARVDVNVHPTKREVHFLNEDEITQHLCGRIEDELAAVDTSRTFKTQMLLPGAKPVDDSPADDSTTPKVMVTGKRRRNSNELVRTDQSLRKITSMLHVEPGDGFKPSVGDELPPSAPEDIKYGVSDREPINCRLRSVKELRSEVREDTHPELCEIIGSHSFVGVVDERRRLAAIQSGVKLYLIDYGHACYDYLYQLCLTDFGNFGTIRFSPPLALRDLLTMAAETEKTMLGAADEEFDVEAVVERVLGRLVERREMLQEYFSLEISPAGELISIPLLVKGYTPSMAKMPQFLLRLGPNVDWADEKGCFATFLKELATFYVPEQLPTESGEGSAPDVELANDTRTRRQHVRWAVEHIFFPAFKARLVATKALMEDGILEVADLKGLYRVFERC